The Plutella xylostella chromosome 27, ilPluXylo3.1, whole genome shotgun sequence genome segment GTATCTTTCAACTCTTCTTGTTTCTTGGAAACTGCCTCTTTGACTTCTtcttgttttttgtttgcagattCTTTTATTTCATCTTTCTTCGCTGAAGCCTGTTCGAGTAAGTCATTGGCTGTGTCTTTCCCTTCGGCTATCTTTCCTTTAACATCATTCTCGATCTTGTCTTTCTGTCCGAACACGTTGTTGACGAGACCGGATATGAACCCTTTacccttcttcttctttttgtTAGCTTTCTTCACACTATCATCTAATGATTCGCTTAGACTAGATTCGGCACTGTTAAGTCCTTCTTTGAGGTCCTTTTCTACTGAATCGGCCTTCTCTTTAATTGTCTGTTTTGCATCATTCAGTGACTTTTCAGCTGACGATCTAGCTTTTTCCAAGTCTGACGCAACCCCATTTTTAGTTTCTTCAGCTAAATGCAGTGCTGTATGCGTCCTTTCATTTGCCAAAAAGGATCCATGGTCGAAACCTTGTTTAGCATCAGCTAGCAAACCAAGTCCCTTGCTTTCGAAGTCAGTTTTAACTTTCTCACTTTGGTCCTTCAAATCTTCGATTATCTTATTGGATTTCAGTTGAACGTTGtctttttcttgttgtatCTTCTGTAATCCATCGTCCAATTCATTTTGTGCTCTGTCGTCCAGCTCTTTTAGTTTCTCTTTCTGTGTGAAAGCCTCATGTTCTATTCTGTCGACTAAGTTCGATGTTTCTTCCTCTGTGTGTTTGTGCGCTTTGTTCTTGCCATCGCAACAGCCCGAGTACTTTATAAACGGATCAGATTTGATGGCACATCCGGGTGTGACCACGGGCTGCATGTTTTCGTACTGCTCTTCCTTGATATCCTGCAGTGGCCTGTCAGTTTCGTCGACAACTAACTTTGTGCTGTAAACCGTGCTTTCAACATCTTCCTTTTGCCTCGGTTTCTGTTGTAGATCTGCGAACATGTCGTTGACTTGATCGAGGATGTCTTCCTTGATGTGTCTAGGGGCGGCTTTGGGGGGGCTTTTCTTGTCTTCTCTGGGCTTCGGCTGTGGCGGCTCCATCATTGCGTCGTCGTCGAAGTTCAGTGTTTGTCTCAGTTTGTCCGAGATGATGAGGTCTTTCTTTTTGCCTTTCTCTAGAGTGTTGTGCGGAGTTTTGTCTTCGTCTGAGTCGAATGTGGCCTTGATGTTGTTGGAGTCTACGTGGTGGGAGTCACCGTTGGCTAGAAATAAATCCATTggttaataatattgtaaaataattaatgcaAAAGATACAAAGGAACTTTCTagacaaaagaaaatataatctATACCTTTTGGTTTAGTGTCGTTAGCGTCGTGATGTTTGACATCGCCGTTTGTGATAGTGATGACTTTgctctgaaaaaaataacaacagttataatattacaaacttacacatacataaataggAAGGTACCAAACTAATAACTATTTTCGAAATAACAGTTATAAGGAACTGTTCGCAATGCGGAACCTTCCTCATAACTCACaatctatttaaaaaatccgTTTCAAAATCGGTTGTGTAAAGATCTAAGCATACAGTCAAACATACGTGAAAAGCGACTTAATTTGCTTTGTGCTATGTAGTGattatatacatatgtagTAATGCAATAGACTCACGTGTCCGTTCATGCCCTGGTGCGGCAGCGAGGCGGGCCCGAGGCTGCTGTTGTGCTCCCAGCTCAACTCGTCGTTCAACGCGTCGAAGcctgataataaataataacacatTTCATTAGAAAAACGAACGTTGcgttattatgtattttattgaaCTATTGCACAATATGGCGGGCCTTAGTAAGTCGctgttttatttcaaatagataaaaatGAATCTTAACATCTGACCTTCAATGTATTGAATCTTTGTGACGCTACTTGTCATGAGTGATGTCAAATATGTTGTtctgataaaataaatgagataaaatacaagcggtcttattcataaaaaaaccttaaagtaggtttactgagctcaatagttacggaacactttaacggtcttattcataaaaaaaccttaaagtaggtttactgagctcaatagctACGGAATactttaagcctatttgaggtttcataaaaatctctattcataatcgttccgtaaaccttcaataactatagtgatgctaatagatttcacagaccaaaaattttgacatttaccctattaagttgccggtctgacgaaaccataaacaaaaatagcgaaaactttcattcatttatcaatctctattatctatgttagccacggcgcggcacttaaaaaagtttacgttggcttaaaggcgcagtggtcaagccaaaacccacaaaaaaaaaaaaaatcacgttaccatggcaacttattttcagcaaatattaactcacaacaaatgtcaaatcgtcaataaagcagaacagctgttgaccggccgccatgtttttgtacaataggaggtttacggaaggtgtatagtagggtccagccaactttagcatatcaaggttttacgaatcagttggagagttctttagcgctattgatcgtttatgaataaagtttttttgacatttgcttatagcaggcctataggtctcccgtaactttttatgaataagaccgaaGGCCTTTACTAACACTAAAATAATGGGCCCAGCCCTATGCCACAAATAAGTGAATAAGGGTGTCCATAAAGTAAATCAGTGACAATTACCAGACTGGTCGAGGTGGAGACAGTCGGCGTGGCTCTGGCCGGCGCGCGGCGCGATGCGCTCCGGCAGCGCAATGTCTAGGACGCACGCCGGCGTCTGCGACTGTTCGCCCTTCGCCACCTGTACAGGGAAATTAGGTgtcaatgatgtcgattctgaaggcagaaattctaattttaacgctgtcaaactaacaaaaatTGGTAGCATAAAATGatatttacggaaacaatcatagagtcgaattttaaataaggaaaattaaggttttgacagcactaaatttagaatttctgtattgttatttttcgTTTATTACGTTAtttcgattctgaaggcacaattTCATTTAGAAACGCTGATAGGGTGATTTTGAAACAACGAATTTAAAGTTTTGTCAGCACGGCACGGCTTGGTTCAACTCTTATAATTGTACATATGTACATAATGTATCATCTGTGGCAATGAAACCGCTCTCAGAGTGACTATACAGCCTCAAAGGGAATGCTGTAAATACTTCAGACCATTTTAcatattatgaatttattacaGTATAATCGGATGTTTGTAGGTTTTGCGGTTCACGTGCCAAATAAATCTCTGCCCTAGACTGTACTAGAcacatgtataatgtataatacaTACCTTGGGTTCGTTCATGAAGTAGACGCGTCCGGCGGCGGGCTCGCCCTGGTGCTTCACGCGCACCGTGAACTCCACGCGGTTGTCTTTGAACGCCTGcaaattacatttaaatatgacctatttgtattttatttgagGGACACGCAACGGATTAACCTTACCTAACTTAATTCTAAATAAACTTCTACATATTAATCCAAAAGGTGTGTAGACACATACATTGAAATGTAGAGTATATGTATATGGTACGGCAGTTAAATctctaattttataataagctaaATACTTCATAAGTGCCACAAAAACTAAATCATAGATGGCATTGATTTATGATCTTTCGGAAAATAGGTACTGTAGtgtatgtaatgtaggtaGATATAGATTAGTAATAAAGGAGCTTGTGTGGGTAGGGGCCATATATGATTCATTCTGGAATAAACCGTAATGTACATAAGACGTTGTTTAATTTACTTCATTGGCTAACGAGGATTTTCAACGATATCGCGGAAGCATTTcagtataagtaattagaaTTATTTACGAATCAGCTGGGCATCGAATCACAACAATGTCGGTGGGGAGAATCGGCGAGTTTGATGTCGCGAGTGGCAACTGGGCGAGGTACGTGGAGCGATTGGAAATGTATTTCCAAATCAACAAAATTGAAGAAAAGGATCGAGTGCCTATGCTTATCACGGTCATTGGTGATACGGCGTACGCGCTATTGAGCGATTTATTAAGCCCAGGGAAGCCATCATCAACAAAATACAATGTAATTGTTTCCACGTTGAAAGATCACCTGCAACCAAAGGTTTCCATAATGGCGGAGCGTTACCGGTTCAGACAAAGGAGGCAATCGTGCGGCGAAAGTGTTAAAGATTATTACACGGAGCTTAAAAAGTTATCAAGTGAGTGTGATTTCGGTGCTAACTTAGAGGACAATTTACGGGACCAGTTAGTATGTGGTTTAAAAAGTGACGTAATTAGACAACGACTTTTTGCGGAGGACAGTCTGAGTTTCAGCCAAGCTGTTAAGATTGCGTGTTCACTGGAGGCGGCGGAGCGCGATGCGGCGTCGGTGGAGGTCATGGGTGcagggggcggcggcgcctcagCCCATAGCAACAGCGCGGTACATGCGCTGACGTCATCGCGGGCGCGCGGGCCATCCGGCTCGGCGGCGCAGGGCTCCTACGGCCGCGGGCCTAGTGGGGCGCGGAGATGGGCTTCGCCGGACACGGCTCGAAGTGCTGATCAATCAGCTCAGTGTGAGGCGTGCGGCGCACGCAGCCACGGGATAAAAGACTGTCGATTCAGAAGGGCAATCTGCAGTAAATGCGGTAAAGAAGGCCACCTACGGCGTGTATGCCCCGCGTGGGCGGAGCGCGCCGGACACAGATGGGCGGGAAACAGAGGATACAAACAGAGCAAATCTCTGCATCATCTAGATGAAGGAGTACCCGCCCAGGAAGAGGATGACTCAGCAGAATGTGAAGAGGAGTTAAACCAACTCTGCTTGAGTGGCTACAAGCCGGTGAGTTTACCCATAAATGTAGATGGCCATAGATTACGTATGGAATTAGATACAGGATCGGCCATAAGTTGTATGAGTAAGGAAACATATGATTCCTTGTTTAGTAATAGGCAGTTGGAAAgctataatttagttttaaaattctATGATGGTAGCAGAGTACGTCCCTTAGGTTTAATTAAGCCTAATGTTAAATGGGGCAACATAACAAAACAATTAGAGCTCTTTGTAATTGAAGGTGGTACTACATCGCTATTGGGCAGGCATTGGTTAACTGAGTTGAAGGTGCCTTTGTTAACAAGCACAGATATGGTTGAACAATGTAATCAATTGGCAGATGGTAAAGAATTGAACATGTTACTTTCCAGACATAAGGAGCTATTCAGCGGCGGACTGGGTAGATTCACTGGCGGGAAGGTGAGGCTGCGGGTGCGGGAGGACGCGGTGCCGGTGTTCTGCCGCGCGCGCCCGCTGCCTTTCGCGCTCAAGGAGCGCGTGGACGCCGAGCTCGACGCCATGCTGCGGGACGGCGTCATCGAGCCGGTGGACTGCTCGGACTGGGCCACGCCGCTGGTGCCGGTGAGTAAGGCGGACGGTGGACTTAGAATATGCGCGGATTATAAAATCACGCTTAACCCTGCCTTGTTGGTCGATAGATATCCGTTGCCTAGGTTCGATGACTTATTAATGACCTTGAATAAGTCGGTTATATTCAGTAAATGCGATTTATCCCAAGCGTACAATCAGCTGGAACTCGATGAGTCAGCAAAATATACGGTAGTAAACACACATAGAGGTCTCTATAGGTACAAACGGCTCGTGTATGGCCTATCATCCAGTTCGGGGATATTTCAGCGGACCCTTTCAAATTTGCTAAAAGGCATTCCTTTCACGGGGGTTTTCATCGATGACGTCATCGTAGGAGGTAGGAATATTGAGGAACATCTAAAATCGTTAGAGGAGGTCCTGCGTAGATTGTCAGAAAATGGATTAAAattgaagaaaaataaatgcGAGTTTATGGTGGACGAGGTGAAATACCTCGgatatataatatcaaaagaCGGTATCAAAACCGATCCGGAGAAGGTTAAAGCAATGGTGGAGATGGCGCCACCAGAAAACGTAGCCGAATTAAGGTCATTCTTGGGTCTGGTTAATTTTTATGGcaaatttatcaaaaatatgAGTCAGATATTAGCACCATTGtatgaattattaaaaaaagatgTTAGTTGGGTATGGAGTACTAGGTGCAAGGAGGCTTTTGATACAATTAAAAGGGTCCTAGCTAGCTCGGAGGTATTAGCACACTACGATGAGGATAAACCGTTAATCTTAACGTGCGACGCAAGCGGGCAGGGGGTAGGCGGAGTGCTCACGCAGCCGGGCGCGCGCGGGGAGCGCCCCGTCGCGTACATGTCTAGGACGCTTAGCGACGCGGAAAAAAATTACGCTCAGATACAGCGGGAAGCTTTAGCGATTATAGTcagccttaaaaagtttcaccAATATCTGTACGGTAGAAAGTTTTTACTTAGAACGGATCACAAACCATTAGTTAGTATTTTTGGATCAAAATCCGGCGTACCACCTATGGCCGCGAGTAGATTACAAAGGTGGGCGGTCATACTTTCGGCTTATAGCTATGACATTGAGTATGTCACAACGAAAGAAAATATAGCAGACGGTTTTTCGCGATTACCATTAAAGGTTAAAGAATATCCTAACAATCAGATACCCGAGCAAACCTACTTACATCAAGTACAAGACGCATTATTATTAGATGCTTCATTGATTAAAAGGGAGACGGCCAGGGACCCAATTTTGAGCAGAGTCGTTAGTTTTATAAACGACGGCTGGCCGCAGGAGATTGAAATTCAAAGCGTGAAACCTTATTTCAATCGCAGGAACGAACTTTATGTAGAAATGGGTTGCATTATGTGGGGCCACAGAGTGGTCAtccctgaaagctgtaaaaaaaaagtgttagcAGAGTTACACGAGCCACATATGGGAATCGTTAAAACCAAAAGTATAGCGCGTAGTTATGTATGGTGGCCGGGGGTGGATGAAGGTGTCGAGGCGACGTGTCGCGCCTGCGCGGTGTGCGCGGCCGAGAGCGACGCGCCGCGCGCGCACCAGCCGAGCCCGTGGCCTTGGCACGGCCGGCCGTGGACCAGGCTCCATGTTGATTACATGGGTCCAATATTCAATCAGTTGTACTTAGTGGTAGTCGATGCTACCTCTAAATGGATGGAAATCTTTGCGGTGCCTAGCACTGGCGCGACGCACGCCATTGAGAAGTTAAGTCAACTTTTTGCGCAATTTGGGTtgtgtaaacaaatcatttccGATAACGGCCCGCCATTCTCGAGCACTGAGTTCGAATTATTCACAAGGTCAAACGGGATAGACCACATATTTTCCGCACCTTATCATCCCGCTTCAAACGGGGCTGCCGAGAATGCGGTTAAAACGCTTaagaaagttataaaaaaggCGAAATTGGAAAATTCGAATGTATCAATGGCATTACAGAAGTTTTTACTACATTATCGTAACACCGAGCATTGCACAACGGGGGATAGCCCAGCGCAAATTTTAATGGGGCGTTCGTTGAGAACTAGACTTGATGTAATAAAGCCAGATAGGGAAAAAAAGGTGTTGAGAGCTCAGCGTAGTCAGGTCGAGGGTGCAGGGGGTAGTGTCAGGGAGCTAAAGGCAGGCGATACAGTATGGTGTAGGCAATACCAACCGGGTAAAAAGTGGGTTGCGGGGGAAGTGTCAGAGAGGTTAGGCACTACTGACTATACTGTCCGTAGGGAAGATGGTTCTGAGACACATAGACATATTGACCAACTAAGGCAGAGGTCGTCCTTAAGTGTTGCACCTCCGCCTTGCGATCCGGTTCGGCGTCGTGATTCAGGGCCGAGGGTGAGCGGT includes the following:
- the LOC105393897 gene encoding uncharacterized protein LOC105393897 — encoded protein: MSVGRIGEFDVASGNWARYVERLEMYFQINKIEEKDRVPMLITVIGDTAYALLSDLLSPGKPSSTKYNVIVSTLKDHLQPKVSIMAERYRFRQRRQSCGESVKDYYTELKKLSSECDFGANLEDNLRDQLVCGLKSDVIRQRLFAEDSLSFSQAVKIACSLEAAERDAASVEVMGAGGGGASAHSNSAVHALTSSRARGPSGSAAQGSYGRGPSGARRWASPDTARSADQSAQCEACGARSHGIKDCRFRRAICSKCGKEGHLRRVCPAWAERAGHRWAGNRGYKQSKSLHHLDEGVPAQEEDDSAECEEELNQLCLSGYKPT